From Penicillium psychrofluorescens genome assembly, chromosome: 6, one genomic window encodes:
- a CDS encoding uncharacterized protein (ID:PFLUO_009279-T1.cds;~source:funannotate): MPVLTSSNSTCLRQLIPIGGIKSEVVNSGMCPHETHDGASTALFKSPDPKGSHKRQLSNGTPDNSPARRSKRQRSSINLKEPSSSASDLEAEDVGLPVKEEAELTVTKKAQRSVPVKIEAEEDAKSVPTPKRGKKRETVVKKEEPESSVDKKPSKRGKKTQGDKESDAMPLAPRTQGLRMFVGAHVSAAKGVFNSITNSVHIGGNAFALFLKSQRKWDNPALQDDHRDQFRQLCEKNKYDGTKHILPHGSYLVNLAQNDKDKAKQAYDSFVEDLRRCEALGITLYNFHPGSANQTPFPEALSRLAGTLTQALSATKTVVPVLETMCGHGSTIGGSLSEFRDLLALIPKEHHPRIGICVDTCHSFAAGYDLTSPAGFKLFLSEFDELIGLQFLRALHLNDSKAPRGSKRDLHANIGTGFLGLRAFHNVMNEPRFEDLPMILETPIEESNFGVWAREIKLLESLIGMDPESEEFKDLEAKLAEEGRVVREKHQEQYERKMEAEEKKKTKGKGKQKSLVDMMKSGAAEKA; encoded by the exons ATGCCTGTATTGACATCCAGTAACTCAACGTGTCTCAGGCAGTTGATTCCTATCGGCGGCATCAAGTCTGAAGTTGTGAACAGTGGGATGTGTCCTCACGAAACGCATGACGGAGCGAGCACCGCTCTGTTCAAGTCCCCAGACCCCAAGGGTAGCCACAAAAGGCAGCTCAGCAATGGGACACCAGATAACTCCCCAGCACGAAGATCAAAACGACAGAGATCAAGCATCAACTTGAAAgagccttcttcctccgcatcCGATCTCGAAGCCGAGGACGTCGGCTTGCctgtcaaggaagaggccgagcTAACAGTGACGAAGAAGGCCCAAAGATCAGTTCCTGTTAAGATcgaagctgaagaagacgcGAAGTCTGTGCCAACTCCTAAACGCggcaagaagagagaaactGTggtcaagaaagaagagcccGAGTCTAGTGTTGACAAGAAGCCTTCcaaaagagggaagaagacACAGGGAGACAAAGAATCTGACGCCATGCCATTGGCACCGCGGACGCAAGGCTTGCGGATGTTCGTAGGCGCTCATGTTAGCGCGGCAAAAG GCGTGTTCAACTCGATCACTAATAGCGTGCATATCGG TGGGAATGCTTTCGCCTTGTTTCTAAAATCACAGCGGAAGTGGGACAACCCTGCTCTTCAAGATGATCATCGAGATCAATTCCGCCAGCTCTGTGAAAAAAACAAATACGATGGGACCAA ACACATCCTCCCCCATGGATCATATCTTGTCAACCTGGCACAAAAtgacaaggacaaggccaagCAGGCCTATGACTCTTTCGTGGAAGACCTTCGCCGGTGCGAAGCTCTTGGTATCACGCTCTACAATTTCCA CCCGGGAAGCGCAAACCAAACACCATTCCCAGAAGCACTATCCCGCCTTGCCGGCACACTCACCCAAGCCCTATCCGCCACCAAAACCGTCGTCCCCGTGCTAGAGACAATGTGCGGTCACGGGAGCACAATCGGCGGCTCACTATCCGAATTCCGAGATCTCCTAGCTCTAATCCCGAAAGAGCATCACCCTCGAATCGGGATTTGCGTTGACACCTGCCACAGTTTCGCAGCAGGGTACGATCTCACCTCACCAGCGGGGTTCAAATTATTCCTTTCCGAGTTCGACGAGCTGATCGGCCTCCAATTCCTTCGTGCCCTGCACCTAAACGACTCCAAAGCACCACGAGGTAGCAAGCGCGATTTGCATGCAAATATTGGCACCGGATTCCTCGGCCTGCGCGCATTCCACAATGTCATGAACGAACCGCGCTTCGAGGATCTGCCTATGATCCTTGAGACGCCGATTGAGGAGTCTAATTTCGGCGTGTGGGCGCGAGAGATCAAGCTCCTGGAATCCCTGATTGGGATGGATCCCGAATCCGAAGAGTTCAAGGATCTAGAGGCGAAGCTTGCGGAGGAAGGGCGCGTGGTGCGTGAGAAGCATCAGGAGCAGTATGagcggaagatggaggctgaggagaagaaaaagaccaaggGGAAAGGGAAGCAGAAGAGTTTGGTGGATATGATGAAGAGCGGGGCTGCGGAGAAAGCGTGA